A genomic window from Purpureocillium takamizusanense chromosome 2, complete sequence includes:
- a CDS encoding uncharacterized protein (EggNog:ENOG503NXQH~COG:Q), translated as MSDPQTTGHLLARLPGDCCAKGCIHKGNPRGTYETVAGVETYVVQPPAGSSNGHIVLYFADIFGLYTNGLLVMDSFADAGYLVLGLDYFNGDPIWKHKPPVESGKGHSYDFRDWIEPNFDFHGWLNKHIAFADEAVPRWTAAVKEIYGQADTKYACVGYCFGAPYVCDLLARDVVSAGAVAHPASLSDHHFANIKRPLFLSCAQVDYTFPQDSRRKALDILSEGKKTWELQLFTNVEHGFALRSDLDDPYQRYVKDASFRGIVHWFDTWLSQ; from the exons ATGAGCGACCCCCAAACAACAGGCCACTTGTTGGCCAGACTGCCAGGGGATTGCTGCGCGAAAGGTTGCATTCACAAGGGTAACCCGCGAGGAACCTACGAGACCGTCGCTGGCGTGGAGACATATGTTGTGCAACCCCCGGCCGGAAGCTCTAACGGGCATATTGTTCTGTACTTTGCCGACATATTCGGTCTATATACGAATGGCCTGCTGGTCATGGACAGCTTTGCAGACGCAGGCTACCTTGTCCTCGGACTTGACTACTTCAACGGT GACCCAATCTGGAAGCACAAACCTCCAGTAGAGAGCGGCAAGGGCCACAGCTACGACTTTCGGGACTGGATCGAGCCCAACTTCGACTTCCACGGCTGGCTCAACAAGCACATTGCCTTTGCGGATGAGGCCGTGCCCAGGTGGAcagccgccgtcaaggagatTTACGGCCAGGCCGACACCAAGTACGCGTGCGTCGGGTATTGCTTCGGAGCTCCGTACGTGTGCGACCTGCTTGCTAGGGACGTCGTATCGGCTGGGGCCGTTGCCCACCCGGCGTCTCTCAGTGATCACCATTTCGCCAACATCAAgc GACCCTTGTTCCTCTCTTGCGCGCAGGTGGACTACACCTTTCCACAGGACTCACGCCGCAAGGCGCTCGATATCCTAAGCGAGGGCAAGAAGACTTGGGAGCTGCAGCTCTTCACCAACGTCGAGCACGGGTTCGCGCTCCGCAGCGACCTGGACGATCCGTACCAGC GCTATGTCAAGGACGCGAGCTTTCGTGGCATTGTCCACTGGTTCGATACGTGGCTTTCGCAGTGA
- a CDS encoding uncharacterized protein (TransMembrane:1 (n6-14c22/23o32-53i)~COG:S~EggNog:ENOG503P4HW): protein MCSADIFLGLLAILFPPLPVWVKRGICSADSIINILLCCLGFIPGLFHAWYIIAKFPEPPYEYEALPNDREGGRVTYVYVQSPHGSGCNGQQQQQQPRPQGGMNYGSTQGQNQSQGQQHQGPAGSGEGGSHGGGVPPSYAEVVAGDHKIQSRD, encoded by the exons ATGTGCTCTGCCGacatcttcctcggcctcttgGCCATCCTCTTCCCACCGCTGCCGG TCTGGGTCAAGCGCGGCATCTGTAGCGCCGActccatcatcaacatccTCCTCTGCTGCCTGGGCTTCATCCCCGGCCTGTTCCACGCCTGGTACATCATCGCCAAGTTCCCCGAGCCGCCCTACGAGTACGAAGCCCTGCCCAACgaccgcgagggcggccgcgtcaCATACGTATACGTCCAATCACCCCACGGGTCCGGCTGCAACggccaacagcagcagcagcagccccgacCCCAAGGCGGCATGAACTACGGCAGCACCCAGGGCCAAAACCAGTCACAGGGTCAGCAGCACCAGGGTCCCGCGGGCtctggcgagggcggctctcacggcggtggtgtccCACCATCCTATGCCGAGGTGGTAGCTGGCGACCACAAGATTCAGTCAAGGGACTAA
- the PRP22 gene encoding RNA helicase (COG:A~EggNog:ENOG503NVRX): MDMFLNLDLLSLVTKVSAELQNHVGVSDRTLAEFLIAQRVESKSSDEFRKKLDGIGADFPPSLVDSLDRLVVSLHPKFKKPDGEAAANGVEEHHHSRTLQEKEKIFSGLSLPDRKVENDEADAIDDTLALLEGLDGRASKSKPTRKRSRSPEDDPKESRRRRRDRSRSRERRKKDRHRSRSRSQDRGDEDWRDGFRDSQKDKRGRRRHDDDERHDRHDRLDKPPEPEVDETPQMHKIYEGHVTGLKDFGAFVNLHHVRGKVDGLVHISRLAAGQRVNHPSDLLSKGQQVFVKITSIEGQRIGLSMKDVDQQTGMDLEPQARFSTGANMEALGGGARNGFAPEPAAMPRDTLGPPKRHKKRMTSPERWEIRQLIASGVAKASDYPDLEEDYNATLRGDGDLELEEDVDIEVREEEPPFLAGQTKQSLELSPIRVVKAPDGSMNRAAMSGTNLAKERKELKQQEADAAAKEEPKENLAAQWHDPMADPDKRKFASDLRSARHNVKNEEAPEWKQVVIPKGQPLGKRTSLSIKEQRESLPVYAFRNQLIKAVRENQILIVVGETGSGKTTQLTQYLAEAGFANNGIIGCTQPRRVAAMSVAKRVAEEVGCKLGEDVGYLIRFEDCTSPSTKIKYMTDGMLQREILMDPDMRRYSCIMLDEAHERTIATDVLFALLKKALRHRPDLKVIVTSATLDADKFSAYFNECPIFTIPGRTFPVEILYSREPESDYLDAALVTVMQIHLTEPKGDILLFLTGQEEIDTSCEILFERMKALGPSVPDLIILPVYSQLPTEMQSRIFDPAPPGSRKVVIATNIAETSITIDEIYYVVDPGFVKQNAYDPKLGMDSLVVTPISQAQANQRAGRAGRTGPGKCFRLYTEAAYQSEMLPTTIPEIQRQNLAHTILMLKAMGINDLLHFDFMDPPPINTMLTALEELYALSALDDEGLLTRLGRKMADFPMEPSLAKVLIAAVDYQCSDEMLSIVAMLNLPNVFYRPKEKQQQADQKKSKFHDPHGDHLTLLNVYNSWKHSGYSNPWCFENFIQARSMRRAKDVRDQLLKIMDRYRHPVVTCGRDTQKVRRALCTGFFRNAARKDPQEGYKTLTEGTPVYLHPSSALFGKQAEWVVYHTLVMTTKEYMHCTTSIEPKWLVEAAPTFFKVAPSDKLSKRRQQERIQPLYNKFAGEDDWRLSAQRRGGRGGGGGGTWG; encoded by the coding sequence ATGGATATGTTCCTCAACCTCGACCTGCTGTCCTTGGTCACCAAGGTCAGCGCCGAGCTTCAAAATCACGTTGGCGTCAGCGATAGGACTCTTGCCGAGTTCCTCATCGCGCAGCGCGTTGAGAGCAAGTCCTCCGATGAGTTTCGTaagaagctcgacggcatcggtGCCGACTTCCCCCCGAGTTTGGTCGACAGTCTGGATCGCCTCGTAGTCTCTCTGCATCCCAAGTTCAAGAAACCCGACGGCGAAGCTGCCGCAAACGGCGTGGAAGAGCATCACCACAGCCGCACGCtgcaggagaaggagaagattTTCAGCGGCCTGTCGCTGCCAGACAGAAAGGTTGAGAacgacgaggccgatgccATTGACGACACTCTGGCCCTGCTTGAGGGCTTGGATGGGAGAGCCAGCAAATCGAAACCGACAAGGAAACGAAGCCGCAGCCCGGAGGACGACCCGAAAGAGTcgaggcgacggaggcgcgACCGGTCACGATCACGAGAGAGGCGCAAGAAGGACAGGCATCGGTCACGGTCGCGCTCGCAAGATCGAGGCGATGAGGACTGGCGAGATGGATTTCGCGACTCACAGAAAGATAAGAGAGGACGAAGGCggcacgacgatgacgaacGCCACGACCGACACGACCGACTCGATAAACCGCCCGAACCCGAAGTCGACGAAACACCGCAAATGCACAAGATCTATGAGGGACATGTCACAGGGCTCAAAGATTTTGGCGCCTTTGTCAACCTGCATCATGTTCGAGGCAAGGTTGACGGCCTGGTTCACATTTCTCGACTAGCTGCTGGTCAGCGCGTCAACCATCCCTCAGATTTGCTTTCAAAGGGGCAGCAGGTGTTCGTCAAAATTACGAGTATCGAGGGCCAGAGGATCGGCCTATCCATGAAGGATGTGGATCAGCAAACCGGAATGGATCTCGAGCCTCAAGCCAGGTTTTCGACCGGTGCGAATATGGAAgctcttggcggcggcgcgaggaaTGGGTTCGCGCCCGAGCCTGCTGCGATGCCGCGCGACACGCTCGGGCCCCCGAAACGCCACAAGAAGCGCATGACTTCTCCAGAAAGGTGGGAAATTCGGCAGCTCATCGCGTCCGGCGTGGCCAAGGCATCCGATTACCCTGACTTGGAAGAGGATTACAATGCCACACTGCGTGGAGACGGCGACTTGGAGCTGGAGGAAGATGTGGACATCGAAGTGCGAGAAGAAGAGCCGCCGTTCCTTGCGGGCCAGACGAAGCAGTCTCTCGAGCTGTCTCCGATCCGAGTCGTCAAGGCGCCCGATGGGTCCATGAACCGAGCGGCCATGTCTGGGACGAACCTTGCAAAGGAGAGAAAAGAGTTGAAACAGCAAGAAGCCGACGCGGCAGCGAAGGAGGAACCCAAAGAGAACCTCGCAGCGCAGTGGCATGACCCCATGGCGGACCCTGACAAACGCAAGTTTGCCAGTGATTTGCGAAGCGCCAGGCACAATGTCAAGAATGAAGAGGCGCCTGAGTGGAAACAGGTCGTCATCCCCAAGGGTCAGCCGCTGGGCAAGAGAACCTCACTAAGTATAAAAGAGCAGCGAGAGTCGCTGCCTGTTTATGCGTTTCGCAACCAGCTGATCAAAGCTGTTCGGGAAAACCAGATTTTGATTGTTGTTGGCGAGACCGGCTCAGGCAAGACGACTCAGCTCACGCAGTACTTGGCAGAAGCGGGCTTTGCCAATAATGGAATCATCGGATGCACCCAACCCCGTCgtgtcgccgccatgtccgTGGCTAAGCGTGTGGCCGAGGAAGTTGGGTGCaagctgggcgaggacgtcggcTACCTTATCCGGTTTGAGGATTGCACGAGTCCATCCACCAAAATCAAGTACATGACGGACGGCATGCTGCAGCGAGAGATTCTAATGGATCCTGATATGAGGCGGTATTCATGCATTATGCTTGACGAGGCCCACGAGCGCACCATTGCGACGGATGTGCTGTTCGCCCTCCTCAAGAAGGCACTTAGGCATAGGCCTGACCTCAAGGTTATCGTCACCTCCGCTActctcgacgccgacaagtTCTCAGCATATTTCAACGAGTGTCCGATTTTCACTATTCCCGGACGAACGTTCCCCGTCGAGATTCTATACTCGCGCGAGCCGGAATCCGACTATCTGGATGCAGCCCTCGTCACGGTGATGCAAATACACCTGACGGAGCCCAAGGGTGACATCCTACTCTTTTTGACGGGACAGGAAGAAATCGATACGTCTTGCGAGATTCTGTTTGAGCGAATGAAAGCTCTGGGACCAAGCGTTCCTGACCTCATCATTCTGCCTGTTTATTCGCAACTACCTACGGAGATGCAGAGTCGCATCTTTGATCCAGCGCCTCCGGGCAGCCGCAAGGTGGTGATTGCGACCAATATCGCCGAAACGTCCATCACGATTGACGAGATTTATTATGTCGTGGACCCGGGTTTTGTCAAGCAGAACGCCTACGATCCGAAGCTAGGCATGGACTCCCTAGTCGTGACGCCTATCTCCCAGGCCCAAGCAAACCAGCGAGCCGGCCGAGCCGGCCGCACAGGCCCTGGCAAATGCTTCCGCTTGTATACTGAAGCAGCGTACCAGTCCGAGATGCTTCCGACCACGATCCCCGAGATCCAAAGACAGAATTTGGCGCATACGATTCTAATGCTCAAAGCCATGGGCATCAACGACTTGCTGCATTTCGACTTCATGGACCCGCCGCCAATCAATACAATGCTGACAGCCTTGGAGGAGCTCTACGCCCTGAGCGCCTTGGACGATGAAGGGCTGCTTACACGCTTAGGCAGAAAGATGGCCGATTTTCCCATGGAGCCTTCGCTCGCCAAGGTGCTCATCGCGGCGGTGGATTATCAGTGTTCCGACGAGATGCTCAGCATTGTGGCCATGCTCAACCTGCCCAACGTTTTCTACCGgcccaaggagaagcagcagcaagccgaCCAGAAGAAGTCCAAGTTCCACGACCCGCACGGCGACCACCTCACGCTACTCAACGTGTACAACTCGTGGAAGCACAGCGGCTACTCCAACCCGTGGTGCTTCGAGAACTTCATTCAGGCGCGCTCAATGCGCCGTGCAAAAGACGTACGCGACCAGCTCCTCAAGATCATGGACCGGTACCGCCACCCCGTCGTGACGTGCGGCCGCGATACCCAAAAGGTCCGCCGGGCGCTCTGCACGGGCTTCTtccgcaacgccgcccgcaagGACCCGCAGGAGGGCTACAAGACGCTCACCGAGGGTACGCCCGTCTATCTGcacccgtcgtcggcgctcttCGGCAAGCAGGCCGAGTGGGTCGTCTACCATACCCTCGTCATGACCACCAAGGAGTACATGCACTGCACCACCAGCATCGAGCCCAAGtggctcgtcgaggcagcCCCTACCTTCTTCAAGGTGGCGCCCTCGGACAAGCTCAGCAAGAGGCGACAGCAGGAGAGGATCCAGCCGCTGTACAACAAGTTCGCTGGCGAGGACGACTGGCGGCTCAGCGCCCAGCGGAGGGGCGGcaggggtggcggcggcggcggcacttgGGGCTAA